One part of the Parambassis ranga chromosome 8, fParRan2.1, whole genome shotgun sequence genome encodes these proteins:
- the stat3 gene encoding signal transducer and activator of transcription 3 isoform X1, translated as MAQWNQLQQLETRYLEQLYHLYSDSFPMELRQFLAPWIESQDWAYAANKESHATLVFHNLLGEIDQQYSRFLQENNVLYQHNLRRIKQHLQSKYLEKPMEIARIVARCLWEEQRLLQTATSAAQDGQAAHPTGTVVTEKQQILEHNLQDIRKRVQDMEQKMKMLENLQDDFDFNYKTLKSQGELSQDLNGNSQAAATRQKMAQLEQMLSALDQLRRQIVTEMGGLLTAMDYVQKNLTDEELADWKRRQQIACIGGPPNICLDRLETWITSLAESQLQIRQQIKKLEELQQKVSYKGDPIIQHRPALEEKIVVLFRNLMKSAFVVERQPCMPMHPDRPLVIKTGVQFTNKVRLLVKFPELNYQLKIKVCIDKESGDVAAIRGSRKFNILGTNTKVMNMEESNNGSLSAEFKHLTLREQRCGNGGRTNSDASLIVTEELHLITFETEVYHQGLKIDLETHSLPVVVISNICQMPNAWASILWYNMLTNHPKNVNFFTKPPVGTWDQVAEVLSWQFSSTTKRGLTIEQLTTLAEKLLGPCVNYSGCQITWAKFCKENMAGKGFSFWVWLDNIIDLVKKYILALWNEGYIMGFISKERERAILSPKPPGTFLLRFSESSKEGGITFTWVEKDISGKTQIQSVEPYTKQQLNSMSFADIIMGYKIMDATNILVSPLVYLYPDIPKEEAFGKYCRPEAAPEPEIGDSTSTIQPYLKTKFICVTPCPSVFMDLPDSELLGNGFPGTNSGNTSDLFPMSPQTLDSLMHNEEAHQGHLESLTLDMDVASPI; from the exons ATGGCCCAGTGGAACCAGTTACAGCAGCTGGAGACCAGGTATCTGGAGCAGCTCTACCACTTGTACAGTGACAGCTTCCCCATGGAGCTACGACAGTTCCTCGCCCCTTGGATTGAGAGTCAGGACTG ggcTTATGCTGCCAATAAGGAATCACATGCCACTCTGGTGTTCCACAACCTCTTGGGAGAAATAGACCAGCAGTATAGCCGTTTCCTGCAGGAGAACAACGTACTCTACCAGCATAACCTTCGGCGCATTAAGCAGCATCTGCAGAGCAAGTACTTGGAGAAGCCCATGGAAATAGCCCGAATTGTTGCTCGCTGTTTGTGGGAGGAGCAAAGGCTCCTGCAGACTGCCACATCTGCTGCACAG GATGGCCAGGCAGCCCATCCCACTGGCACTGTAGTGACAGAGAAGCAACAAATACTGGAGCACAACCTTCAAGACATCAGGAAGCGGGTGCAG GATATGGAACAGAAGATGAAAATGCTTGAAAACCTGCAGGATGATTTTGACTTCAACTACAAGACCCTGAAAAGCCAAGGAG AGTTGTCCCAGGACCTAAATGGAAATAGCCAGGCAGCTGCTACCAGACAGAAGATGGCTCAGCTCGAGCAGATGCTGAGCGCTCTGGACCAGCTCAGAAGG CAAATTGTAACAGAGATGGGAGGCTTGCTGACTGCCATGGATTATGTACAGAAGAACCTGACAGATGAAGAACTCGCAGACTGGAAGAGAAGGCAACAAATTGCCTGTATTGGAGGTCCACCTAACATCTGCCTAGATCGCCTTGAAACATG GATCACATCCTTAGCTGAGTCCCAGCTCCAGATTCGTCAGCAGATCAAGAAGCTTGAGGAGCTTCAGCAAAAGGTGTCCTACAAAGGAGATCCCATCATTCAGCACCGGCCCGCCCTGGAAGAGAAGATTGTGGTCTTGTTTAGGAACCTCATGAAGAG TGCGTTTGTGGTTGAGAGACAGCCCTGTATGCCCATGCATCCCGACAGACCTCTGGTCATCAAAACAGGAGTGCAGTTCACAAATAAAGTCAG gTTACTGGTGAAGTTTCCTGAACTCAATTACCAGCTGAAAATTAAAGTTTGCATTGAcaa ggaATCTGGAGATGTGGCTGCAATTCGAGG GTCACGGAAGTTTAACATCCTTGGCACCAACACAAAAGTTATGAACATGGAGGAATCCAACAATGGCAGCCTGTCAGCTGAGTTTAAACACTTG ACCCTGAGAGAACAGAGGTGTGGTAATGGTGGACGGACCAATAGTGAC GCCTCTCTGATTGTCACAGAGGAGCTCCATCTTATCACTTTTGAAACCGAAGTCTATCACCAAGGCCTGAAGATAGATCTGGAG ACTCATTCCCTGCCTGTGGTAGTCATTTCAAACATCTGCCAGATGCCGAATGCCTGGGCCTCCATTCTGTGGTACAACATGCTTACCAACCACCCAAAG AATGTTAACTTCTTTACCAAGCCTCCGGTAGGGACATGGGACCAGGTGGCCGAGGTGCTGAGCTGGCAATTTTCCTCCACTACCAAGAGAGGCCTGACCATTGAACAACTCACCACATTGGCTGAGAAATTACTAG GACCTTGTGTCAACTACTCAGGATGTCAGATCACCTGGGCCAAGTTCTGTAAG GAAAACATGGCTGGTAAAGGCTTCTCCTTCTGGGTGTGGCTGGACAACATTATTGACCTGGTGAAGAAGTATATCCTCGCACTGTGGAATGAAGG GTACATCATGGGTTTCATCagtaaggagagggagagagctaTTCTGAGTCCAAAACCTCCCGGCACGTTTCTGCTGCGCTTCAGCGAGAGCAGCAAGGAGGGAGGCATTACATTTACATGGGTAGAGAAAGACATCAGCG GAAAGACACAGATCCAGTCAGTGGAGCCatacacaaagcagcagctcaACAGCATGTCTTTTGCTGACATCATCATGGGCTACAAAATTATGGATGCCACCAACATCCTGGTTTCCCCTCTTGTTTACCTTTACCCTGACATTCCCAAAGAGGAAGCGTTTGGAAAATACTGCAGGCCAGAAGCAGCTCCTGAACCTGAGATAGGAGACTCAACAAGTA CTATCCAGCCATACTTGAAGACAAAGTTCATCTGCGTTACCCC GTGTCCCTCCGTGTTCATGGACTTGCCGGACAGTGAGCTGCTTGGGAACGGATTCCCAGG caCAAACTCTGGAAACACCAGCGACCTGTTCCCTATGTCGCCCCAGACCCTCGACTCACTCATGCACAACGAAGAAGCCCATCAAGGACATTTGG AATCCCTCACTTTGGACATGGATGTAGCATCACCTATCTGA
- the stat3 gene encoding signal transducer and activator of transcription 3 isoform X2 → MAQWNQLQQLETRYLEQLYHLYSDSFPMELRQFLAPWIESQDWAYAANKESHATLVFHNLLGEIDQQYSRFLQENNVLYQHNLRRIKQHLQSKYLEKPMEIARIVARCLWEEQRLLQTATSAAQDGQAAHPTGTVVTEKQQILEHNLQDIRKRVQDMEQKMKMLENLQDDFDFNYKTLKSQGELSQDLNGNSQAAATRQKMAQLEQMLSALDQLRRQIVTEMGGLLTAMDYVQKNLTDEELADWKRRQQIACIGGPPNICLDRLETWITSLAESQLQIRQQIKKLEELQQKVSYKGDPIIQHRPALEEKIVVLFRNLMKSAFVVERQPCMPMHPDRPLVIKTGVQFTNKVRLLVKFPELNYQLKIKVCIDKESGDVAAIRGSRKFNILGTNTKVMNMEESNNGSLSAEFKHLTLREQRCGNGGRTNSDASLIVTEELHLITFETEVYHQGLKIDLETHSLPVVVISNICQMPNAWASILWYNMLTNHPKNVNFFTKPPVGTWDQVAEVLSWQFSSTTKRGLTIEQLTTLAEKLLGPCVNYSGCQITWAKFCKENMAGKGFSFWVWLDNIIDLVKKYILALWNEGYIMGFISKERERAILSPKPPGTFLLRFSESSKEGGITFTWVEKDISGKTQIQSVEPYTKQQLNSMSFADIIMGYKIMDATNILVSPLVYLYPDIPKEEAFGKYCRPEAAPEPEIGDSTSTIQPYLKTKFICVTPTNSGNTSDLFPMSPQTLDSLMHNEEAHQGHLESLTLDMDVASPI, encoded by the exons ATGGCCCAGTGGAACCAGTTACAGCAGCTGGAGACCAGGTATCTGGAGCAGCTCTACCACTTGTACAGTGACAGCTTCCCCATGGAGCTACGACAGTTCCTCGCCCCTTGGATTGAGAGTCAGGACTG ggcTTATGCTGCCAATAAGGAATCACATGCCACTCTGGTGTTCCACAACCTCTTGGGAGAAATAGACCAGCAGTATAGCCGTTTCCTGCAGGAGAACAACGTACTCTACCAGCATAACCTTCGGCGCATTAAGCAGCATCTGCAGAGCAAGTACTTGGAGAAGCCCATGGAAATAGCCCGAATTGTTGCTCGCTGTTTGTGGGAGGAGCAAAGGCTCCTGCAGACTGCCACATCTGCTGCACAG GATGGCCAGGCAGCCCATCCCACTGGCACTGTAGTGACAGAGAAGCAACAAATACTGGAGCACAACCTTCAAGACATCAGGAAGCGGGTGCAG GATATGGAACAGAAGATGAAAATGCTTGAAAACCTGCAGGATGATTTTGACTTCAACTACAAGACCCTGAAAAGCCAAGGAG AGTTGTCCCAGGACCTAAATGGAAATAGCCAGGCAGCTGCTACCAGACAGAAGATGGCTCAGCTCGAGCAGATGCTGAGCGCTCTGGACCAGCTCAGAAGG CAAATTGTAACAGAGATGGGAGGCTTGCTGACTGCCATGGATTATGTACAGAAGAACCTGACAGATGAAGAACTCGCAGACTGGAAGAGAAGGCAACAAATTGCCTGTATTGGAGGTCCACCTAACATCTGCCTAGATCGCCTTGAAACATG GATCACATCCTTAGCTGAGTCCCAGCTCCAGATTCGTCAGCAGATCAAGAAGCTTGAGGAGCTTCAGCAAAAGGTGTCCTACAAAGGAGATCCCATCATTCAGCACCGGCCCGCCCTGGAAGAGAAGATTGTGGTCTTGTTTAGGAACCTCATGAAGAG TGCGTTTGTGGTTGAGAGACAGCCCTGTATGCCCATGCATCCCGACAGACCTCTGGTCATCAAAACAGGAGTGCAGTTCACAAATAAAGTCAG gTTACTGGTGAAGTTTCCTGAACTCAATTACCAGCTGAAAATTAAAGTTTGCATTGAcaa ggaATCTGGAGATGTGGCTGCAATTCGAGG GTCACGGAAGTTTAACATCCTTGGCACCAACACAAAAGTTATGAACATGGAGGAATCCAACAATGGCAGCCTGTCAGCTGAGTTTAAACACTTG ACCCTGAGAGAACAGAGGTGTGGTAATGGTGGACGGACCAATAGTGAC GCCTCTCTGATTGTCACAGAGGAGCTCCATCTTATCACTTTTGAAACCGAAGTCTATCACCAAGGCCTGAAGATAGATCTGGAG ACTCATTCCCTGCCTGTGGTAGTCATTTCAAACATCTGCCAGATGCCGAATGCCTGGGCCTCCATTCTGTGGTACAACATGCTTACCAACCACCCAAAG AATGTTAACTTCTTTACCAAGCCTCCGGTAGGGACATGGGACCAGGTGGCCGAGGTGCTGAGCTGGCAATTTTCCTCCACTACCAAGAGAGGCCTGACCATTGAACAACTCACCACATTGGCTGAGAAATTACTAG GACCTTGTGTCAACTACTCAGGATGTCAGATCACCTGGGCCAAGTTCTGTAAG GAAAACATGGCTGGTAAAGGCTTCTCCTTCTGGGTGTGGCTGGACAACATTATTGACCTGGTGAAGAAGTATATCCTCGCACTGTGGAATGAAGG GTACATCATGGGTTTCATCagtaaggagagggagagagctaTTCTGAGTCCAAAACCTCCCGGCACGTTTCTGCTGCGCTTCAGCGAGAGCAGCAAGGAGGGAGGCATTACATTTACATGGGTAGAGAAAGACATCAGCG GAAAGACACAGATCCAGTCAGTGGAGCCatacacaaagcagcagctcaACAGCATGTCTTTTGCTGACATCATCATGGGCTACAAAATTATGGATGCCACCAACATCCTGGTTTCCCCTCTTGTTTACCTTTACCCTGACATTCCCAAAGAGGAAGCGTTTGGAAAATACTGCAGGCCAGAAGCAGCTCCTGAACCTGAGATAGGAGACTCAACAAGTA CTATCCAGCCATACTTGAAGACAAAGTTCATCTGCGTTACCCC caCAAACTCTGGAAACACCAGCGACCTGTTCCCTATGTCGCCCCAGACCCTCGACTCACTCATGCACAACGAAGAAGCCCATCAAGGACATTTGG AATCCCTCACTTTGGACATGGATGTAGCATCACCTATCTGA